A genomic region of Nostoc sp. UHCC 0702 contains the following coding sequences:
- a CDS encoding HEAT repeat domain-containing protein: MIVDWLVVWGVTQAVGFAFKPIFEDLAKDAAKDWAKDLLKGIPKNILQRLKKEDIEIAAGKALKEFLQLMQQELEDADLEEAELKQYTKPLNKFIHHKSVREILGRPFQADCQNLDSKVLANAWYEMNLVILSNEFDWERLTKRYLKKVKAIIRESDELRSILDSQYLEEVKNTLQQIAGIPTDFDLLGYQEGLRERYGNLKLDSLDTTGYAYNELKLWRLFIALNVREVHQVLPQVHELPKEHLRRLRESQQLEEEIALEELEGYKQIYFEQPIYSVLDIISDRQTYKYIVILGDPGSGKSTLLQFLALNWAETPLNNVISQPIPLLIELRTYIRRLENNECHNFLEFFHKCSGTVHHLNQNQLHENLKAGNALVMFDGLDEVFEIGKREDIITDIHRFTNEYPNVRVIVTSRVIGYKPQRLRDAEFRHFMLQDLEPEQIQDFINRWHELAFQDQVDKLRKKERLQRAIDTSKAIVELAGNPLLLTMMAILNRNQELPRDRATLYEQASRVLLHQWDVERALIEDARLDPKTIDYKDKQAMLRQVAYHMQTSAKGLAGNLISVGDLEKILTRYLKNLEFAHPTIVARVMINQLRTRNFMLCFLGADYYAFVHRTFLEYFCAWEFVWQFKETQTLSIQELNHEVFGKHWQDETWHEVLRLIIGMIEPRFVCEILDYLMAKNGEQGKFINLFLAAKCLAEVRNRLLIALTATKLLHKIKDLTKYDLGYYYQPYRDEEETKLVQEIRTKAVASVATTWKDDPDTLPWLKQLATADDHEYIRRAALQELARGFKDNPDTLLWLKKCATSDDDATVRQAAVQELARGFKDDADTLDILKQAGTIDDHEYVRQAAVQELARVFKDEPDTLTWLKQHTTADKSRTVRQVAVQELARVFRDNPDILPWLKKCVTADDWTVRQAAVQELAKGFKDDPDTLLILKQRITADDNEYVRLAAVQELARGFKDHPDTFVILKQCAITDKYSDVRQAAVQELARGFKDEPDTLLWLKERANADDDRYVRQTALQELARAFKDDPDILPILKRRAIADQYSDVRRAAVQELARGFKDDTDTLSILKQRAIADDNEYVRRAAVQELARGFKDDTDTLSILKKHAASDKSGTVRQAALQELARGFKDDSDTLAILKKRVASDKSSDVRHTALQELARGFKDEPGIFEVFHNCAVNDPFVREYNFQDNPRKVALEAIIEQYLHHPQTLSLLHNRAENDPDEQVREFANKKLREFGRAN, translated from the coding sequence ATGATAGTAGATTGGCTAGTTGTTTGGGGTGTTACTCAAGCTGTTGGGTTTGCTTTTAAGCCGATTTTCGAGGACTTAGCAAAAGACGCGGCTAAAGACTGGGCTAAAGATTTATTAAAAGGCATTCCCAAAAATATCTTACAGCGTCTCAAAAAAGAAGATATTGAAATTGCTGCTGGCAAAGCGCTCAAAGAATTTTTGCAACTGATGCAGCAGGAATTAGAAGACGCAGACTTAGAAGAAGCAGAACTGAAGCAATACACCAAACCATTAAACAAATTTATTCATCATAAATCTGTTAGAGAGATTTTAGGTCGTCCTTTTCAAGCAGACTGCCAGAATCTAGACTCTAAAGTATTGGCAAATGCTTGGTATGAGATGAATTTAGTTATTCTATCTAATGAGTTTGACTGGGAAAGACTCACCAAGCGTTATCTGAAAAAAGTTAAAGCAATTATTAGAGAATCAGATGAGTTACGTTCTATCTTGGATTCACAATATCTAGAAGAAGTGAAGAATACTTTGCAACAAATTGCTGGTATTCCTACAGATTTTGATTTGCTAGGATATCAAGAAGGACTACGCGAACGATATGGCAATCTCAAACTCGATAGTTTAGATACTACTGGTTATGCCTATAACGAATTAAAGTTATGGCGATTATTTATCGCTTTGAATGTGCGGGAAGTTCACCAAGTTTTGCCACAAGTACACGAACTTCCGAAAGAACATCTCAGGCGATTACGAGAAAGTCAGCAATTAGAAGAAGAAATTGCACTCGAAGAATTAGAAGGCTATAAACAAATTTATTTTGAGCAACCGATATATTCCGTACTGGATATTATTAGCGATCGCCAGACATATAAATATATAGTAATTTTGGGTGATCCAGGTTCAGGAAAGTCTACTTTATTGCAATTTCTCGCACTCAACTGGGCAGAAACACCTCTGAATAATGTCATCTCTCAGCCCATTCCCTTATTGATTGAGTTACGCACTTACATTCGCAGACTAGAAAATAATGAGTGTCATAATTTTCTGGAATTTTTTCATAAATGTAGTGGTACTGTTCATCATCTCAATCAAAATCAACTTCATGAAAATTTAAAAGCTGGTAATGCTTTAGTGATGTTTGATGGTTTAGATGAAGTATTTGAAATCGGCAAGCGAGAAGATATCATCACAGATATTCATCGTTTCACAAATGAATATCCTAACGTGCGGGTGATTGTCACTTCTCGTGTGATTGGTTATAAACCGCAGCGGTTACGAGATGCTGAGTTTCGCCACTTCATGCTACAAGATTTAGAGCCAGAACAAATTCAAGATTTTATCAATCGCTGGCATGAGTTAGCTTTCCAGGATCAAGTGGATAAATTGCGAAAAAAAGAGCGATTGCAAAGAGCAATTGACACATCAAAAGCAATTGTAGAACTGGCGGGTAATCCCCTCTTACTAACGATGATGGCAATTCTCAATCGTAACCAAGAACTGCCAAGAGACAGAGCAACACTTTATGAACAAGCATCACGAGTATTGCTGCATCAATGGGATGTAGAACGCGCGTTAATTGAAGATGCTCGATTAGATCCAAAAACTATTGATTACAAAGATAAGCAGGCAATGTTGCGTCAAGTTGCTTATCATATGCAAACCAGCGCCAAAGGTTTGGCAGGTAATTTAATCAGTGTAGGCGATTTAGAAAAGATTTTGACTCGCTACCTAAAAAATCTCGAATTTGCACATCCCACGATAGTTGCCAGGGTGATGATTAATCAACTGCGAACTCGCAACTTTATGTTATGTTTTTTGGGTGCAGATTACTATGCATTTGTCCATCGGACTTTTTTAGAATATTTCTGTGCTTGGGAATTTGTTTGGCAGTTTAAAGAAACACAAACACTGTCAATTCAAGAACTTAATCATGAAGTTTTTGGTAAACACTGGCAAGATGAAACTTGGCATGAAGTTTTACGCTTAATTATCGGGATGATTGAGCCAAGATTTGTCTGCGAAATTCTAGATTACTTGATGGCTAAAAATGGTGAGCAAGGAAAATTCATCAACCTTTTTTTGGCAGCAAAGTGTCTTGCAGAAGTGCGTAATCGGTTGTTAATTGCCTTAACGGCAACTAAATTACTACATAAAATTAAAGATTTAACGAAATATGACCTTGGTTACTATTACCAACCTTATCGAGATGAAGAAGAAACTAAGCTAGTACAGGAAATTCGTACTAAAGCTGTTGCATCTGTAGCTACGACTTGGAAAGATGATCCTGATACTCTTCCTTGGTTGAAACAACTAGCCACGGCTGATGACCATGAGTATATTCGCCGTGCAGCATTGCAAGAATTAGCCAGAGGTTTCAAAGATAATCCTGATACCCTCCTTTGGTTGAAAAAATGCGCTACTAGTGATGATGATGCGACTGTGCGACAAGCAGCTGTGCAAGAATTAGCTAGGGGTTTTAAAGATGATGCTGATACTCTTGATATCTTGAAACAAGCCGGCACTATTGATGATCATGAGTATGTGCGACAAGCAGCTGTGCAAGAATTAGCTAGGGTGTTTAAAGATGAACCAGATACCTTAACTTGGCTTAAACAACACACCACTGCTGATAAATCTCGGACTGTACGACAAGTAGCAGTACAAGAATTAGCAAGGGTATTTAGAGATAATCCAGATATTCTTCCTTGGTTAAAAAAATGCGTTACTGCTGATGATTGGACTGTCCGACAAGCAGCGGTGCAAGAATTAGCTAAAGGCTTCAAAGATGACCCTGATACTCTTTTGATTCTTAAACAACGCATAACTGCTGATGATAATGAATATGTGCGGCTAGCAGCAGTACAAGAATTAGCCAGAGGATTTAAAGATCATCCTGATACTTTTGTGATTCTCAAACAATGTGCTATTACTGATAAATATTCGGATGTGCGACAAGCAGCAGTACAAGAATTAGCGCGAGGATTTAAAGATGAACCAGATACCTTGCTTTGGCTAAAAGAACGCGCCAATGCAGATGATGATAGATATGTGCGACAAACAGCTTTGCAAGAATTAGCCAGAGCGTTTAAAGATGACCCTGATATCCTTCCCATCTTAAAACGACGCGCGATCGCTGATCAATATTCAGATGTGCGACGTGCAGCAGTGCAAGAATTGGCTAGGGGGTTCAAAGATGACACCGATACCCTCTCCATCCTCAAACAACGCGCGATCGCTGATGATAATGAATATGTGCGACGTGCAGCAGTGCAAGAATTGGCTAGGGGGTTCAAAGATGACACCGATACCCTCTCCATCCTCAAAAAACATGCTGCATCTGATAAATCTGGGACTGTGCGACAAGCAGCATTACAAGAATTGGCTAGGGGGTTCAAAGATGACAGCGATACCCTCGCCATCCTCAAAAAACGCGTAGCATCTGATAAATCTTCGGATGTACGGCATACTGCATTGCAAGAATTAGCTAGAGGGTTTAAGGATGAACCTGGAATATTTGAAGTATTCCACAACTGCGCTGTTAATGACCCCTTTGTGCGTGAGTACAACTTTCAAGACAACCCGCGAAAAGTAGCACTTGAGGCAATTATCGAGCAATATCTTCACCATCCCCAGACTTTATCACTATTGCACAACAGAGCAGAAAATGACCCAGATGAGCAAGTGCGTGAGTTTGCTAACAAGAAGTTAAGAGAGTTCGGCAGGGCGAATTAG
- a CDS encoding urease accessory protein UreF yields MVASAIAPQLALMQLSDSFFPSGSFTLSHGLESLVQENQLTSSEDLQIFLKLLLRNKVGVTDTVALIHAYRGSAIDDLDAVRIADAQLFAQTLVEKTRETQRKSGRALLMVASSTWQDIQLNSLNEDAATGKIHCLHPVIFAVVGRVALLSEQDTVLAFLHSFITSLLGAAIRLSIVGHIQAQRILLQIAPDIETAYQTAASMSLNQMWSCTPAIDIAQMRHQKLTYRLFAS; encoded by the coding sequence ATAGTAGCATCTGCGATCGCTCCCCAACTTGCCTTAATGCAGTTGTCTGATTCTTTTTTCCCCTCTGGCTCATTTACCCTTTCTCACGGGTTAGAATCCTTAGTACAAGAAAATCAACTAACTTCCTCAGAAGACTTGCAAATTTTTCTGAAGTTACTATTACGTAATAAAGTAGGAGTTACAGATACAGTAGCACTTATTCATGCCTATCGGGGAAGTGCAATTGATGACTTAGATGCAGTGCGAATTGCAGATGCTCAATTATTTGCTCAAACATTAGTAGAGAAAACCCGCGAAACCCAGCGCAAAAGCGGACGCGCCTTATTAATGGTAGCCAGTTCAACATGGCAAGATATTCAATTAAACTCTCTCAATGAAGATGCTGCTACAGGTAAAATTCACTGTTTGCATCCAGTGATATTTGCCGTAGTTGGTAGGGTAGCACTTTTGAGTGAACAGGATACAGTTTTAGCTTTTTTGCATAGCTTTATTACTAGTTTATTAGGTGCAGCTATTCGTTTAAGTATTGTCGGGCACATACAAGCACAACGAATTTTACTGCAAATAGCACCAGACATTGAGACAGCCTACCAAACAGCTGCATCAATGAGCTTAAATCAAATGTGGTCTTGTACCCCTGCGATTGATATCGCCCAAATGCGACATCAGAAATTGACTTACAGATTATTTGCTAGTTAG
- a CDS encoding peptidoglycan-binding protein, which produces MSFKPEALQLPTLKKGSEGLTVTAWQQFLLDIDFPIAGVDGDFGNITHNATREYQTKNNLTATGIVDNATYKKALEQGFASYFAIYTNAVDKLLAYLNFGEAEIKDLQKSLTAIATLNPPLVADGDFGINSRRGLAESYKKRDVRFPSELAQELSAATKTKLGDDFDLALDNLTEYAKKLRERLSGKHWIKFFRESDSIDDLASPFRQKVQAFEKALRNAGATISIASGFRPPERAYLMHYAFRIHRDEIAPKDVPPMPNVDINWVHYTKAASIQAAKEMVSAYDIAYRPSLSSRHTQGLAIDWKITWSGTLNIKNASGTTISIDEPRTSYKKSKLWEVGDSYGVIKLIDDDPHWSNDGH; this is translated from the coding sequence ATGAGCTTTAAACCCGAAGCTTTACAACTTCCTACCCTGAAAAAAGGCTCTGAAGGACTAACTGTCACCGCTTGGCAGCAATTTCTTTTAGATATTGACTTTCCCATTGCTGGGGTGGATGGAGATTTTGGAAATATCACGCATAATGCAACCCGTGAATATCAGACTAAAAATAATTTAACCGCAACGGGAATTGTAGATAATGCTACTTATAAAAAAGCATTAGAACAAGGGTTTGCAAGTTATTTTGCTATCTATACCAATGCTGTGGATAAATTGTTAGCCTATCTGAATTTTGGAGAGGCTGAAATTAAAGACCTGCAAAAAAGTTTAACTGCGATCGCTACTTTAAATCCTCCCTTAGTAGCTGATGGAGATTTTGGCATTAATAGCAGAAGAGGTTTAGCTGAAAGTTACAAAAAAAGAGATGTCCGTTTTCCATCAGAGTTAGCTCAAGAGCTTTCTGCTGCTACAAAAACAAAACTGGGTGATGATTTCGACTTAGCTTTAGACAATTTAACTGAATATGCGAAAAAATTAAGAGAACGCCTGAGTGGCAAACATTGGATTAAATTTTTTCGAGAGAGTGACTCAATTGATGATTTAGCTTCTCCCTTTCGTCAGAAAGTACAAGCCTTTGAAAAAGCCTTACGAAATGCCGGAGCTACTATCAGTATTGCATCGGGATTCCGTCCTCCAGAACGAGCTTATTTAATGCACTACGCTTTCAGAATTCATCGCGATGAAATTGCTCCTAAAGATGTTCCACCTATGCCCAATGTAGATATTAATTGGGTACATTATACGAAAGCAGCCTCTATTCAAGCTGCTAAAGAAATGGTGTCTGCTTATGATATTGCTTATCGACCTTCTCTTAGCTCTCGTCACACCCAAGGATTAGCAATTGATTGGAAAATAACTTGGTCAGGAACTTTAAATATCAAAAATGCTAGTGGAACTACAATTAGTATTGATGAACCACGAACAAGTTATAAAAAGTCTAAATTATGGGAGGTTGGTGACTCTTATGGTGTAATAAAGTTGATTGACGATGATCCCCACTGGTCTAATGATGGACATTAA
- a CDS encoding four helix bundle protein, which produces MGRPDFEDLQVYKLSEKLGNEIWKIVMGWDNFSKDTIGKQIVRAADSIGANIAEGRGRYNFQDNKRFVKIARGSMNETIHWMRLAYSRNLLTNEQVNILKPIIDELSPKLNAYLNSIGNGNR; this is translated from the coding sequence ATGGGGAGACCTGATTTTGAAGATTTGCAGGTTTATAAATTATCTGAAAAATTAGGAAACGAAATTTGGAAAATAGTTATGGGATGGGATAATTTTTCTAAAGATACAATTGGTAAACAGATTGTACGTGCAGCAGATAGTATTGGAGCCAATATTGCAGAAGGTAGAGGACGTTATAACTTTCAAGATAATAAACGTTTTGTAAAAATTGCTAGAGGTTCTATGAATGAGACGATTCATTGGATGCGGTTAGCTTATAGTCGAAATCTTTTAACAAATGAACAAGTCAATATTCTGAAACCAATAATTGATGAATTATCACCCAAGTTGAATGCTTACTTAAATTCGATTGGCAATGGTAATAGGTAA
- a CDS encoding N-acetyltransferase translates to MTIRHATETDLPTIVAIYNAAVPSRMATADLEPVSVESRRAWFHGRSPSQRPLWVIEVEGVIAGWLSFQSFYGRPAYSTTAEISIYIAPAFHRRSLGRQLLTQAIHESPRLGIKTLVCFIFAHNHPSLKLFETFGFQSWGHLPGVAELDGVERDLIIMGLRIGQ, encoded by the coding sequence ATGACTATCCGCCACGCAACTGAAACTGATTTGCCTACAATTGTGGCAATTTACAATGCTGCTGTTCCCAGCCGCATGGCTACGGCTGATTTAGAACCAGTGTCTGTGGAAAGTCGCCGCGCATGGTTTCACGGGCGATCGCCTTCACAACGGCCACTTTGGGTGATTGAAGTAGAGGGAGTAATTGCTGGATGGCTGAGTTTCCAATCATTTTATGGGCGGCCAGCCTATAGTACAACCGCCGAAATTAGTATTTATATTGCCCCAGCTTTTCATCGCCGTAGTCTAGGACGGCAACTCCTAACGCAAGCAATTCACGAAAGCCCTCGTTTGGGTATAAAAACCTTAGTCTGCTTCATTTTTGCCCATAATCATCCCAGTTTAAAGCTTTTTGAAACCTTTGGTTTTCAAAGTTGGGGACATTTACCTGGAGTTGCAGAACTCGACGGTGTTGAACGAGACTTAATAATTATGGGGCTTAGAATTGGTCAATAG
- a CDS encoding magnesium transporter CorA — MLILLSFSHNHLELFTSWDVDAVLKRIDGSHKVWLRCIHFRDRTGTARIVNHFGLNASRVDMIFNHSPTGIDEDMEDCLFDSYEILTHQIKNREFQVAHGSIIVGTNFIITFEITEIKVLTILINNLERRIIDIQQWGVDYLLYLILKDILNNYHSVFDYISRQLDDLEDEVLANAGDESTYKKIATMRQSTRSGRRNFQSIKSLLAIMNYEDFQWITQPVKALFNQELVHHVDNLWQEYQALRAWMSELMEIQRDNIASKTSERINRLTILSTIFLPITFITGFYGMNFKYMPELEQPWAYPLVINIIVLIVISSIAYARQQRWL, encoded by the coding sequence ATGCTAATTCTTCTCAGCTTTTCGCACAATCACCTGGAATTATTCACGAGTTGGGATGTTGATGCGGTACTGAAAAGGATTGATGGTTCTCATAAGGTATGGTTGCGCTGCATTCACTTTCGCGATCGCACTGGAACAGCTAGAATTGTCAACCACTTTGGACTCAATGCATCTCGTGTTGACATGATTTTTAACCATTCCCCTACAGGAATTGATGAAGACATGGAAGATTGTTTATTTGATAGCTATGAAATACTAACTCATCAAATAAAAAATCGTGAGTTTCAGGTAGCACATGGCAGTATTATAGTTGGAACTAATTTTATTATCACATTTGAAATCACTGAAATCAAAGTATTAACTATATTAATCAATAATTTGGAAAGGCGAATTATTGATATTCAACAATGGGGTGTTGATTATCTATTATATCTCATACTGAAAGATATTTTAAATAATTATCATAGTGTATTTGACTATATTTCTAGACAGCTTGATGATTTAGAAGATGAAGTTTTAGCTAATGCTGGTGATGAATCAACCTACAAAAAAATTGCCACTATGAGGCAATCTACTCGTTCTGGTCGTCGTAATTTTCAAAGCATCAAGTCACTTTTGGCTATTATGAATTATGAAGATTTTCAATGGATTACTCAGCCAGTAAAAGCATTATTCAATCAGGAATTGGTTCATCACGTTGATAATCTCTGGCAAGAATATCAAGCACTAAGAGCGTGGATGTCAGAATTAATGGAAATTCAACGTGATAATATTGCAAGCAAAACTAGTGAACGAATTAATCGCCTGACTATCCTCTCAACTATATTCTTGCCAATCACTTTTATTACTGGTTTTTATGGGATGAACTTCAAATATATGCCGGAATTAGAGCAACCTTGGGCTTATCCTCTTGTGATCAACATCATAGTATTAATTGTAATTAGTAGTATTGCCTATGCTAGACAACAACGTTGGTTGTAG
- a CDS encoding ABC transporter ATP-binding protein: MSKALFCIENLRVAYPRRGGEELRWAVDDVSFTLQAGERMGLVGESGCGKSTLGRAAMRLLPPSSQVEGRVTFQGKSVFDLTPPELRKFRGEAVALIFQDPMTRLDPLMTIGNHCIETLQAHSTELSAQQAKQKALATLDKVKIPASRWNQYPHEFSGGMRQRVAIALALLLNPKLIVADEPTTSLDVTVSAQILQELTRLCGEENMGLLLISHDLAMVAEYCDRIGVMYDGKIVEMGLTESVFRQPQHEYTRSLLQAALHIQAVDETGDWGLGTGDWVLGTGDNSQSPIPNTSACESTSSQSPILRVTELKQHYTIEPNFIERLFKAQSQTIKAVDGINLDLYPGEILGLVGESGCGKSTLSRTILQLIRPTAGKVEFLGKDLTRLSRQEIRASRRQMQMVFQDPHACLNPAMTVGQSIADPLLIHNLADSAKAKQQVLWMLKKVGLTPPEVYYERYPSDLSGGQQQRVAIARALITHPKLLICDEPVSMLDASVQSQVLDLMLQLKEEFELTYLFITHDLWLARFLCDRIAVMNGGKIVEIGPTKQIFANPQHPYTKTLLAAAPLLARA; the protein is encoded by the coding sequence ATGAGTAAAGCCTTATTTTGTATCGAAAATCTGCGAGTTGCTTATCCTCGGCGTGGTGGAGAAGAGTTGAGGTGGGCAGTTGATGATGTGTCTTTCACGTTGCAAGCTGGTGAAAGAATGGGATTGGTAGGAGAATCTGGCTGTGGTAAATCAACTTTAGGACGAGCTGCAATGCGCTTGTTACCACCCTCTAGCCAAGTTGAGGGACGAGTAACATTTCAGGGAAAATCGGTATTTGACTTAACGCCACCTGAGTTGCGGAAATTTCGGGGAGAAGCGGTGGCGTTGATTTTCCAAGATCCGATGACGCGCCTCGATCCGTTGATGACCATCGGTAATCATTGTATTGAAACTTTACAGGCCCATTCAACAGAATTATCAGCACAGCAAGCCAAACAAAAAGCACTTGCAACTTTGGATAAAGTCAAGATTCCTGCTAGTCGTTGGAATCAGTATCCTCACGAGTTTAGCGGTGGTATGCGCCAAAGAGTAGCGATCGCTTTAGCTTTACTTCTCAACCCCAAGTTAATTGTCGCAGATGAACCCACCACTAGCTTAGATGTCACAGTCTCCGCCCAGATTTTGCAAGAATTAACTCGACTGTGCGGTGAAGAAAATATGGGGCTGTTGCTGATTTCTCACGATTTGGCAATGGTAGCAGAATATTGCGATCGCATTGGCGTGATGTATGACGGCAAAATAGTAGAAATGGGTTTGACAGAATCCGTATTTAGACAACCCCAGCACGAATACACGCGATCGCTTTTACAAGCTGCTTTGCACATTCAAGCAGTAGATGAGACTGGGGACTGGGGACTAGGTACTGGGGACTGGGTACTGGGGACTGGGGATAATTCCCAATCCCCAATTCCCAATACTTCGGCTTGCGAGAGTACAAGTTCCCAATCCCCAATCTTACGTGTCACAGAACTGAAGCAGCATTACACTATAGAACCGAACTTTATCGAAAGACTGTTTAAGGCGCAAAGTCAGACAATTAAAGCAGTGGATGGTATTAACCTGGATCTGTATCCAGGGGAAATTCTGGGATTAGTCGGGGAGTCAGGTTGTGGTAAGAGTACATTGTCACGGACAATATTACAACTGATACGTCCTACCGCTGGCAAAGTCGAGTTTTTAGGAAAAGATTTAACTAGGCTGTCGCGCCAAGAAATTCGTGCATCACGGCGACAAATGCAAATGGTGTTTCAAGACCCCCATGCTTGCTTGAATCCAGCGATGACAGTGGGGCAAAGTATAGCTGATCCATTATTGATCCACAACCTGGCAGATTCAGCCAAGGCAAAACAACAGGTTTTGTGGATGCTTAAGAAAGTGGGATTAACACCGCCAGAAGTATATTATGAGCGTTATCCATCAGATTTATCCGGTGGACAGCAGCAGAGAGTTGCGATCGCTCGTGCTTTAATTACTCATCCTAAACTTCTAATCTGCGATGAACCCGTGAGTATGTTAGACGCTAGCGTGCAGTCACAAGTGTTAGATTTGATGTTGCAATTAAAGGAAGAGTTTGAGTTAACCTATTTATTCATCACTCATGACCTTTGGTTAGCGAGATTTTTGTGCGATCGCATTGCCGTCATGAACGGAGGTAAAATTGTGGAAATAGGCCCTACAAAACAGATTTTTGCCAATCCCCAGCATCCTTACACTAAAACCTTACTAGCTGCTGCACCCTTATTAGCACGCGCCTAA
- the ureC gene encoding urease subunit alpha produces the protein MSNYINRREYINTFGPTIGDRVRLADTDLFIEVEQDYTTYGGTLYGEEVKFGGGKVIRDGMGQSPITKGQSPNVADVVITNALILDWSGIIKADVGIRDGIIFKIGKAGNPYIQDIPEEPNDPENRGIIIGPGTEIIAGEGKILTAGGVDSHIHFICPQQIETALASGITTMIGGGTGSATGTLATTCTPGPWNIHRMLQAVDDFPINIGLLGKGNSSKPEGLIEQVAAGVMGLKLHEDWGSTPDAIDNCLSVADQYDVQVAIHTDSLNEAGFVENTIAAFKNRVIHTFHTEGAGGGHAPDILKVCSLSNVLPASTNPTRPYTINTFDEHLDMLMVCHHLDKNIREDVKFAESRIRKETIAAEDILHDMGIISIMSSDSQAMGRVGEVITRTWQTAHKMKIQKGLLPSVSDRYETHDNFRAKRYIAKYTINPAIAHGVADYIGSVEVGKIADLCLWKPAFFGVKPETVIKGGMIAWSQMGDPNASISTPEPVHMRPMFGSFGGAIAATSLTFVSQAALEQDIPEKLGLKTRTLAVSKTRELTKADMKHNDVILPIEVDPETFYVRVNGKLLTCEPATSLPMTQRYFLF, from the coding sequence ATGAGCAACTATATTAACCGACGAGAATACATCAATACTTTTGGCCCTACTATTGGCGATCGCGTCCGTCTTGCAGACACAGACTTGTTTATTGAAGTCGAACAAGATTATACTACTTACGGTGGTACTCTGTACGGTGAAGAAGTTAAATTTGGCGGTGGTAAAGTAATCAGAGATGGTATGGGACAATCGCCCATCACCAAAGGCCAGAGTCCCAACGTTGCAGATGTAGTGATTACCAACGCCTTAATTCTCGATTGGTCGGGCATTATTAAAGCAGATGTCGGCATTCGAGATGGGATCATTTTCAAAATTGGCAAAGCAGGTAATCCCTACATTCAAGATATTCCCGAAGAACCCAACGACCCGGAAAATAGAGGCATTATCATCGGCCCTGGTACGGAAATCATCGCCGGAGAAGGTAAAATTCTCACTGCTGGGGGAGTTGATAGCCACATTCACTTTATTTGTCCCCAACAAATTGAAACAGCGCTGGCTTCTGGTATTACTACCATGATTGGCGGCGGTACTGGTTCCGCTACTGGTACCCTCGCCACGACTTGCACCCCCGGCCCTTGGAATATTCACCGCATGTTACAAGCGGTTGATGACTTCCCAATTAATATTGGTTTGTTGGGCAAAGGCAATAGTAGCAAACCTGAAGGATTAATAGAACAAGTTGCTGCTGGAGTCATGGGTTTAAAGCTGCATGAAGACTGGGGAAGTACTCCCGATGCCATTGATAATTGTCTTAGTGTTGCAGATCAATATGATGTACAGGTAGCAATTCACACCGATTCACTGAATGAAGCGGGTTTTGTAGAAAATACTATTGCTGCTTTTAAAAACCGTGTGATTCACACCTTTCATACTGAAGGTGCAGGAGGTGGTCATGCGCCTGATATCCTGAAAGTTTGTAGTTTAAGTAATGTTTTACCCGCTTCTACTAATCCCACCCGTCCCTACACAATTAACACTTTTGACGAACATCTCGATATGTTGATGGTGTGTCATCACCTCGATAAAAATATTCGTGAAGATGTCAAATTTGCCGAATCAAGAATCCGCAAAGAAACTATTGCAGCTGAGGATATTTTGCATGATATGGGGATTATCAGCATTATGTCTTCTGATTCTCAGGCTATGGGAAGAGTAGGCGAAGTGATTACTCGCACTTGGCAAACTGCCCATAAAATGAAAATACAAAAGGGATTGTTGCCTTCTGTTAGCGATCGCTATGAAACCCATGATAATTTTAGGGCAAAACGCTACATTGCCAAATACACCATTAACCCTGCGATCGCTCATGGCGTTGCAGATTACATCGGTTCAGTGGAAGTTGGCAAGATAGCAGATTTGTGTTTGTGGAAACCGGCATTTTTTGGTGTGAAACCGGAGACTGTAATTAAAGGGGGAATGATTGCTTGGTCACAAATGGGCGATCCCAATGCGAGTATCTCCACCCCAGAACCAGTTCATATGCGTCCCATGTTTGGCAGTTTTGGCGGTGCAATAGCAGCAACTTCTCTAACTTTCGTTTCTCAAGCAGCTTTAGAACAAGATATACCTGAAAAATTGGGCTTAAAAACTCGCACGCTAGCAGTTTCTAAAACTCGTGAGTTGACAAAAGCAGATATGAAACACAATGATGTGATCTTACCAATTGAAGTTGATCCAGAAACTTTCTATGTCAGGGTAAACGGAAAATTATTAACTTGTGAACCTGCTACATCTTTACCTATGACACAGCGTTATTTCTTGTTTTGA